The following are encoded in a window of Amaranthus tricolor cultivar Red isolate AtriRed21 chromosome 2, ASM2621246v1, whole genome shotgun sequence genomic DNA:
- the LOC130806590 gene encoding protein CHUP1, chloroplastic isoform X2, with protein sequence MMMIKEKRNMKPFLMKFGVALALSFAGFIYSRIRTRRFKPSLPSPKSSVSDSDRKVYCDGRSGVKDDLQPEIDSIDASDKPCIRVRVDNSSLNASPKDFDNFSIKQDSTKPLKRVERNDYEQEIDSLKKRIKFLVERERRLEVQLLEYYGLKEQETAMMELQNRLKINSMEAKIFSMKIDTLQSDNKRLEAQVADYSKVVNELEAAKEKIKKLQWKLRYNAEQNKEKILDLTQRVAKLHEQERGASTNRADDLSEIHKVVELEAEVEGLRKYNECLEQENADLAQRLDSTQMLANTLFEDPEREELSKAMVQQRKENQNLREEIERLQTDRCADAEELVYLRWINACLRYELRNYQPPPGKTVARDLSKCLSPTSEKKAKQLILEYANTEHGVDGEPLCLMDLEFDHWPSSQPSYLTDSTDHDESPGRPSSTNKSHSKKVKFFSTLRKLVRGISSHHTHHSNYHNRSGQTSPMYRSLSVDNIVGLDGSRSNPQSPKFALSSQNSNNSSLDHQPLASLAEEDENGSRRSNSRSTMGGVVHVLGRGSLGFASSSPLDYTPERVSSDYGQKSELAKYAEVLRDNRSLQKHKKSASFQVG encoded by the exons atgatgatgataaaagaaaaaagaaatatgaaaccatttttgatgaaatttggGGTGGCTTTAGCTTTATCTTTTGCTGGTTTTATTTACTCTCGAATCAGAACTAGACGTTTCAAGCCATCTCTTCCTTCTCCAAAATCTTCAGTTTCAG ACTCTGATAGGAAAGTTTATTGTGATGGGAGATCAGGAGTTAAGGATGATCTTCAACCTGAGATAGATTCAATTGATGCTTCT GACAAGCCATGCATTCGAGTTCGGGTTGATAATTCATCTTTGAATGCCTCCCCCAAAG ATTTCGACAATTTTTCGATCAAACAGGACTCAACTAAGCCACTTAAAAGAGTAGAAAGAAATGATTATGAACAAGAAATTGATAGCCTAAAGAAAAGAATCAAGTTCCTTGTAGAAAGGGAGAGAAGACTTGAAGTACAATTGCTAGAATACTATGGTCTTAAAGAACAGGAAACCGCGATGATGGAACTTCAAAATCGATTGAAGATTAATAGCATGGAGGCCAAGATTTTCTCGATGAAGATCGATACTTTACAGTCTGATAACAAGAGGTTAGAGGCACAGGTTGCTGATTACTCTAAAGTTGTGAATGAATTAGAAGCTGCAAAGGAGAAAATCAAAAAGCTACAATGGAAACTTAGGTACAATGCTgaacaaaacaaagaaaagataTTGGATCTTACACAACGCGTTGCTAAACTCCACGAGCAAGAGCGTGGAGCTAGCACAAACCGTGCTGATGACTTGTCGGAGATTCACAAAGTTGTTGAGTTGGAAGCAGAGGTTGAGGGATTACGTAAGTATAACGAATGTTTGGAACAAGAGAACGCGGATTTAGCTCAAAGATTGGACTCTACCCAAATGCTTGCTAATACTTTGTTTGAAGATCCTGAG AGAGAAGAATTGAGCAAGGCTATGGTTCAGCAACGCAAAGAAAATCAGAACTTGCGAGAGGAAATCGAGAGGCTTCAAACTGATCGGTGTGCTGATGCAGAAGAACTTGTGTATCTCAGGTGGATAAATGCCTGTTTGCGATATGAACTAAGGAACTACCAGCCTCCGCCTGGTAAAACAGTTGCTCGGGACTTAAGCAAATGCTTAAGTCCCACATCCGAGAAGAAAGCAAAGCAACTAATACTTGAATATGCTAATACCGAACATGGAGTAGACGGAGAACCACTTTGCCTAATGGACTTAGAGTTCGATCATTGGCCTTCTTCGCAACCATCTTATCTTACGGACAGCACTGATCACGATGAGTCCCCTGGTCGTCCTAGCTCTACGAACAAATCCCACTCCAAGAAAGTCAAGTTTTTTTCGACTTTAAGAAAGTTGGTTCGAGGGATCTCAAGTCATCACACCCATCATAGTAATTACCATAATCGAAGTGGCCAAACTTCTCCAATGTATAGATCTCTTTCGGTTGATAATATAGTGGGACTTGATGGCTCGAGGAGCAATCCCCAGAGTCCGAAGTTTGCATTATCGTCTCAAAATTCAAACAATTCTTCACTTGATCACCAACCACTCGCTAGCTTGGCTGAAGAAGACGAGAATGGGAGTAGGAGGAGCAATTCAAGATCGACAATGGGTGGAGTCGTTCATGTGCTTGGAAGGGGAAGCCTCGGGTTTGCAAGTTCATCTCCGTTAGATTATACACCGGAAAGAGTATCATCCGATTATGGGCAAAAGTCAGAATTGGCAAAGTATGCTGAAGTTTTACGGGATAATAGATCGTTACAGAAGCACAAGAAATCGGCATCATTTCAGGTTGGATGA
- the LOC130806590 gene encoding protein CHUP1, chloroplastic isoform X1, which yields MMMIKEKRNMKPFLMKFGVALALSFAGFIYSRIRTRRFKPSLPSPKSSVSDSDRKVYCDGRSGVKDDLQPEIDSIDASDKPCIRVRVDNSSLNASPKGRYSADRDVYLLPEFPQLLNEFDAGNLSKTDFDNFSIKQDSTKPLKRVERNDYEQEIDSLKKRIKFLVERERRLEVQLLEYYGLKEQETAMMELQNRLKINSMEAKIFSMKIDTLQSDNKRLEAQVADYSKVVNELEAAKEKIKKLQWKLRYNAEQNKEKILDLTQRVAKLHEQERGASTNRADDLSEIHKVVELEAEVEGLRKYNECLEQENADLAQRLDSTQMLANTLFEDPEREELSKAMVQQRKENQNLREEIERLQTDRCADAEELVYLRWINACLRYELRNYQPPPGKTVARDLSKCLSPTSEKKAKQLILEYANTEHGVDGEPLCLMDLEFDHWPSSQPSYLTDSTDHDESPGRPSSTNKSHSKKVKFFSTLRKLVRGISSHHTHHSNYHNRSGQTSPMYRSLSVDNIVGLDGSRSNPQSPKFALSSQNSNNSSLDHQPLASLAEEDENGSRRSNSRSTMGGVVHVLGRGSLGFASSSPLDYTPERVSSDYGQKSELAKYAEVLRDNRSLQKHKKSASFQVG from the exons atgatgatgataaaagaaaaaagaaatatgaaaccatttttgatgaaatttggGGTGGCTTTAGCTTTATCTTTTGCTGGTTTTATTTACTCTCGAATCAGAACTAGACGTTTCAAGCCATCTCTTCCTTCTCCAAAATCTTCAGTTTCAG ACTCTGATAGGAAAGTTTATTGTGATGGGAGATCAGGAGTTAAGGATGATCTTCAACCTGAGATAGATTCAATTGATGCTTCT GACAAGCCATGCATTCGAGTTCGGGTTGATAATTCATCTTTGAATGCCTCCCCCAAAGGTAGATATAGTGCAGATAGAGATGTGTACCTTTTACCAGAATTCCCTCAGTTATTGAACGAATTCGATGCTGGAAACTTGTCGAAGACAGATTTCGACAATTTTTCGATCAAACAGGACTCAACTAAGCCACTTAAAAGAGTAGAAAGAAATGATTATGAACAAGAAATTGATAGCCTAAAGAAAAGAATCAAGTTCCTTGTAGAAAGGGAGAGAAGACTTGAAGTACAATTGCTAGAATACTATGGTCTTAAAGAACAGGAAACCGCGATGATGGAACTTCAAAATCGATTGAAGATTAATAGCATGGAGGCCAAGATTTTCTCGATGAAGATCGATACTTTACAGTCTGATAACAAGAGGTTAGAGGCACAGGTTGCTGATTACTCTAAAGTTGTGAATGAATTAGAAGCTGCAAAGGAGAAAATCAAAAAGCTACAATGGAAACTTAGGTACAATGCTgaacaaaacaaagaaaagataTTGGATCTTACACAACGCGTTGCTAAACTCCACGAGCAAGAGCGTGGAGCTAGCACAAACCGTGCTGATGACTTGTCGGAGATTCACAAAGTTGTTGAGTTGGAAGCAGAGGTTGAGGGATTACGTAAGTATAACGAATGTTTGGAACAAGAGAACGCGGATTTAGCTCAAAGATTGGACTCTACCCAAATGCTTGCTAATACTTTGTTTGAAGATCCTGAG AGAGAAGAATTGAGCAAGGCTATGGTTCAGCAACGCAAAGAAAATCAGAACTTGCGAGAGGAAATCGAGAGGCTTCAAACTGATCGGTGTGCTGATGCAGAAGAACTTGTGTATCTCAGGTGGATAAATGCCTGTTTGCGATATGAACTAAGGAACTACCAGCCTCCGCCTGGTAAAACAGTTGCTCGGGACTTAAGCAAATGCTTAAGTCCCACATCCGAGAAGAAAGCAAAGCAACTAATACTTGAATATGCTAATACCGAACATGGAGTAGACGGAGAACCACTTTGCCTAATGGACTTAGAGTTCGATCATTGGCCTTCTTCGCAACCATCTTATCTTACGGACAGCACTGATCACGATGAGTCCCCTGGTCGTCCTAGCTCTACGAACAAATCCCACTCCAAGAAAGTCAAGTTTTTTTCGACTTTAAGAAAGTTGGTTCGAGGGATCTCAAGTCATCACACCCATCATAGTAATTACCATAATCGAAGTGGCCAAACTTCTCCAATGTATAGATCTCTTTCGGTTGATAATATAGTGGGACTTGATGGCTCGAGGAGCAATCCCCAGAGTCCGAAGTTTGCATTATCGTCTCAAAATTCAAACAATTCTTCACTTGATCACCAACCACTCGCTAGCTTGGCTGAAGAAGACGAGAATGGGAGTAGGAGGAGCAATTCAAGATCGACAATGGGTGGAGTCGTTCATGTGCTTGGAAGGGGAAGCCTCGGGTTTGCAAGTTCATCTCCGTTAGATTATACACCGGAAAGAGTATCATCCGATTATGGGCAAAAGTCAGAATTGGCAAAGTATGCTGAAGTTTTACGGGATAATAGATCGTTACAGAAGCACAAGAAATCGGCATCATTTCAGGTTGGATGA